The Bacteroidota bacterium genomic sequence CTGCGCCGAAACCCGGACATCCTGGCCTGGCTGGGCGAAAACCGCAAGCCAGGCCAACTCCTGGTAGGTTTTGCCCTGGAAACCGAGCATGAGCTAGCACATGCGCAGGCCAAGCTGGAGAAGAAAAGATTGGATTGCATTGTGCTCAACAGCCTGCGCGATACGGGGGCAGGATTTGGCCACGATACGAATAAAATCACCCTCCTGGACCAAAATGGTACCGTACATCGTTATGAGCTAAAATCCAAGGCCGAGGTGGCGCGGGATATACTACAGTACCTGGTGAAGAAGATCTCATCTGTATGAGGCGAAGTGCATACATCCTGGGCCTGATAGCCTGCCTGATGGGCAGCCGCCTGGCCGCGCAGGAACTAAACTGCAGCGTGAAGGTGCAGGCCCCCACCATACAGGGCATCGATCCGCAGATCTTCCAGAACATGCAGAAGGAAATCTACGAATTTATGAACCTGCGGCAGTGGACCACGGATGAGTTCAAGCCCGAGGAGCGCATAAAATGCAACCTGAACATTGTATTTACCGGTGGGGTGGGGGGTAGCGACCGTTTTGAGGGAACGCTACAGATACAGGTCATTCGGCCCGTGCTGAACAGCGACTTCGAGACCATTACCCTCAATTTTAACGACAAGCATTTCAATATCAACTATGTGCCCTTTCAGACTGTACAGTTTTCGGACAATAGCTATGTGAATAACATTAGCTCCCTGCTTATGTTCTGGGGCTACGTGATACTGGGCATAGATTACGACACCTTTGGCCCAGAGGGGGGGACCGTATATTTTGAGAAAGCAAGAAACATCATGAACCTGGCGCTGAACAGCCGCGAAACCGGCTGGCAGGCTCAGGATGGTAACCGTACGCGTTATTGGCTGATCGAGAATCTGCTGAACAACTCCTACAAAAGTTTCCGCACCGCCTACTACGCCTACCACCGCAAGGGGCTGGACCAGATGACGCAGGATGTAAAAAAGGGACGGGCCGAGGTGCTGAATAGCCTGCAGCAGCTGGAGCGCCTGTTTGCCCAAAACCCCAATCTCTTTATTATTCGGGTATTTACAGATGCCAAGACCAATGAGCTGGTACCTATGTTCAAGCAGTCGGAGCCTGCCACCAAGCAGCAGTTTATCCGCATGATGACCCGCATGGACCCGAATAATGCCACCAAGTACGACTCTGTGCTAGAAAACTGATGGGTACCCGTGTAAGGCGCCTGCCCCAGCCCACTGCCGCACAGCTGGCCCCGCTGATGGGCGAGGCAGTATTTGTCGTAACGAAGGATGGCCTGAGCCTGCATGGATACCTGCAGAGCCTGGATGGCGATAGCCTGGTGCTGAAGGACCTCTTCCGCAATGTACAGTTTCGCAAAGGCTATGCACTGTGCCGACTCCCCCTGGCCCAGGTGCAAGAGGTTTCTCTGGACGCATACGCACCCTATTAGCCCCCATACAGGCTGTGCCGTACACCACCGCTAGCCTGTGCGCAGTAGCTAACCCTCCTGCCCATTCTGCCTTGCCCTACCTGCTCCGCGTGCTGCCGTCCTTTCTGGTTTAGGCTGCGCGGCCTACACGCTGTAGGATTCGGCGTTTGATAACTGGCATCAGTGTTTCCTGTACCGGTAGCTGCAGCTTACTTTCTGCCACAAAGGTGGCCGGGTTGGGCAGGTCCTTGTGCTCCTTTACCAGGTCCATCTTCATGTGGGTATAGCTGGTGCCCACGCTGTAGGAAAAGTTTCGGAGAAACTGCGTGTGGATACCAGTAAGGCGCTCGGATCCGTACTCGAATACGCTGACACTGTAGCGATAGGCGCTGGTTTGGCGCATGCTGCCTGTGCGGATCAGCAGATAGCCCTCCAGGTTATACATGGGCTCCAGCCCGATGGGGCTTACCTCCAGCTCTTTCTCTACCAGCTCATAGATAACCTTGCCTTCCTCAAAATGCGCCTGGAGCCGGGGTAGTGCATAGGCTACAATCTCATTGATCTCCGCCAGTACACCCCCATAGTCTGCAGTTGGCGGCGCATAGTCTACCTTGTTCTCGCCAGGCCTGAAGCCAATGATGCGTTTGGGGATAGCCTGCTCAAATTCCTCCTTCTCTTGCAGATACGCCTGCATGCTACGCACGTGCTCCACCAGCTCTGCCAGTGGCGGATACAGCTTCATCTCATCAAAATGCTGGCGCACATACTGCAGGTAGGCCAGCAGCATGTACTGCTTGTACTCGAAATCTACAAGGCCCTCTGTAAACCAGTTTGGTTTCAACTCTTTCATATGCCCTCCGGCTTTATGAATAAAAAACGTACGGAATTTGTTATTATTCTACGTTTTTTGCAAAGAAGGGTTGGGCTGTATACGCACGGAATGTAGGCGGTGCTGATGCCCCGCCCACTTATTTCCGGTATTCCTATTGGATAACGTCGCGAACGCGCTGTGTAAAGGCACGCAGTGCATCGCGTTCGGAAACGCCCCGCATCATCTCCTCCTTCACCGCTATGGCACCCAGCAGGTTTGTCAGCTGGTCGCCCTCATCCTTTCCCTCTATTGTTATCGGGGGTTTTTTTCCCTCCATCAGGGCCTGCTCGGCTAGTTTTAGCACATCGAGCGGCTCGGTAATGAGCTTTTTGATAACGGGCAGTTGCATGGCCTATGGGTGTTAGTTGTTGAGTAGGGTAGCGGCCAGGGTTTCCACAGCCTCAGCCTTGCCAGAGGCAAAGCCCTCGGTGAGTGTGCCCCCATTGAAGGCCGCGAAAAACGGCAGGTTGGTTACGCCCGCTGTCTTGCGTGCCTCCGGGCTTTCCTCGGCATCCACTTCCACAAAGTACACACCCGCATATTCGGGCTTATCTGCCAGTGCTGCGTATTTGGGGGCAATGAGCCGGCAAGAGCCGCACCAGGATGCATAGTACTTTACCACCACCTTGTCATGGTCTCTTAGCGCTTGCTGAAAAGTAGCGTCATTCAGTTTCTCAATCATGGCCTAAGAACTGTTCGCAATTAGGAATAGTTCCTATCTGCTGGTACTGCTTGCCAGTGCGCATCCTGCCACGCGCCGCATCCTTGGGGTCAGGGCGATCGAACAATATCGCTAGATTGCACAAAAGCCCATGCCCGTACCTGCCGCTATCGATCTTTCCCGCTATGGCCCCGGGTCCGAGCGGCCGTATGTAATACTGGGGGGTGGCCTGGCGGGTAGTTTTGCCGCTGCCGAGGGCGTTATGCGGGGCCACTCGATTTTGCTGATCGATCATCCCCAGCCCTACGGTGCTAGCCAGGTAGCCGCCGGGCTATACAATACCGTAACGGGGCAGCGTGCTGCCCGCACCTGGCAGGCCGACCTGCTGACCGATACCCTGTTGGCATTCTTTGCCCAGCCCTGGGCGGCCCCACTGCGGCCCTACCTGCACACCCAGTCGGTGTACCGTCCTTTTCGCACCGTGGCCGAGCTGAACGAATGGTCGGCCTTTGCGGGCGATCATCCGGCGGTGCTGCAGCTGCACCCGCCCCGCTGGCCCGGGCGCATCCGGAACGAGCTGGGGGGGCATGGAGGTACTGCGTACCGGCTGGCTGGATGTGCCCGCGCTGCTGCCCCGGCTGCATGCCCTACTGGCAGAAACCGGACGCTTTCAGCGCCTGGACTACCTCCTGCCCTACACGGCTATAGATCCCGCAGCAGGCAGCCTGCGGATAGGGGCCGAGGTGCTGCCCTATGCGGCCATTATCTTTGCCGAGGGGGTGGGCGTGCTACAAAACCCCTGGTGGCCTGGCCACCGGCAAATACAGCCCCTGAAGGGGCAGCTGCTAAGCCTGAGGATAGCAGACCTGGACCTGCCCTACACCCTGGTAAATAAACTGTACCTGGCACAGCGGGCACCCGGGCAGTTTTATCTGGGTGCCACCTACGAGCCCCGATACACGACTGTAGCCCCTACTGAGGCGGGTGCCCATGAGCTACTGGAGCAACTACGGGCACGCATCCTGCTGCCCCCCCTGCCCAGCCTGGAGCCCATGGCGCACCTGAGCGGCCTGCGCCCCACCAGCCCCGACCGCCGGCCCCTGCTGGGCAGGCACCCCCACCTGCCATTCTATTTCCTGAATGGGCTGGGCACCAAGGGGGTGCTGCAGGCACCCTGGTGTGCGCAGCAGCTATGGGCCCATCTGGCCGGCGCGGCACTGCCCGCTGCCATCGATCTGTTTCGTTTTCGCGCCTAGTGAATGCTAGTACATAAACCTGCGGATGCTAGCTACCCCCCGTGCCCCGGCGGCCAGGCATTCATCTTCGGTGGTTTCGGTGATGCCCCCCAGGGCAAACACGGGTATCTGCACCTGCGTACAAATCTCCTGTAGGCTGGCTAGCCCCACGGGCTCTGCCCGGGGGTGGCTGCGGGTGGGGAAGATGGGGCTATAGAACACGTAGTCGTACCCGTCTGCCATGGCTGCCAGCACCTCCTTCTTGCTGTGGCAGCTGCGCCCATACAGCAGGGCTCGATCTGTGGGTAGAGGGGTCTGCTCATCCGCGCTATGGTGTATGCCGTCTGCCCGTATGCCTGCGGGTAGCTCGCTGGCTGCCAGCAGGATGGGTATCTCTATAAACTGCAGGGCGGGGTACAGCTCCAGCATCAGCGCTGCCAGCTCACCCCCTGGCAGGCCCCGCTCACGTATCATCAGGGCATCGGCCCCGCGGGCACGTGCGCTTCGCGCCCACAGTAGCATGACCTGCCGGGCCTGCGACACGGGCGCGTGCGGATCCAGTATCCCTGGTGAGATGGCCAGGCGCTTGAAGGAAATGGAGCGTGACATGGGCTTGCAATCATTTTTCGGCCATAAATATGCAACACCGCTGCAAAAATGCGAACTTTACCCACCTATGGAGGGCAGCGTTACGGGGTCCAGCTTGGCTAGCGTGTTGGCGATCAGTATGATTACGTTGGCAGGCATGGTGCTGGTTTCACTTGGCCGTAGCATTTTTGAGCGTGCACATAGTTATCTGTTTGCGCTCGCCGCAGGGGCACTGGTGGCCAACGCGCTGCTGCACATGCTGCCCGAGGCCTGGCAGTATCTGCAGTCTTACAGCCTTACGGCTGGCATTTGTGTGCTGGGCTTTGTTTTTCTAGCCCTGCTGGATGTGCTGAAAACGGAGGAACGCCTGGCCCGGCTGACGCGGCAAAACTTCTTCTCGCCGGTTATTGCTTTCTTTGTTATTAGCGACAGCGTGCACAATTTTTTCGATGGGGCCATCGTAGCCCTTTCGTATATGGCCGACTGGCAGACCGGGCTGTATACCAGCCTGGCTGTGGGCCTGCACGAGATACCCCTGGAGCTGGTAGAGTGGAGCCTGATGCTGGGCATGGGTATGCGGCTACAGCGTGCCCTGTTGCTCAATCTGTTTAGCGCCCTTTTTTCTATCCTGGGGGCGGCTTTTTGCCTGGTCATCGGGCTGGAGAGTCGTACCCTGGTGTACTACCTGCTGCCCTTTGTGGCGGGTGGGTTCTTCTACCTGTCTTTTGTCAAGCTATTGCCACGGCTCAGCCTGGCAGGCCGGTGGGCCATCCCCCTCCATCTGCTAGCGCTGCTATTGGGGGTGCTGCTTATGCTGGACTGGCTTCCACATCCGGGCTGATGGGTGCTGGCTGGCCTTGCGGTGTGGTGCCACACGTCATCCGGCAGGGCTACGTCTATTGTTTGCTTACACCTCGGCCCTAAGCTGTGCGCGGGCCGCGCCAGCCTGGCTGCAGTGTGGGCATATGCCTGTTAGTAGCAGGGCCTGCTGATGCACCTCGTAGCCAGGCTTTAGGGCTATGGCGGGCACGGCCACATCCATGCAGGTAGTGGTTTGGCAGCGCTCGCACCGGAAGTGTGCGTGGGGAGCCTTGCGCTGGCTCAGGGCATATTTCAGTACGGCTGTTTCATCCATTACCCTGTGCAGGATGCCCAGCTGCTCAAACGTATTGAGCGTGCGATAGAGCGTAACCCGGTCATATGCAGGTAGGGATGCCTCCAGATCGGCATGGGTCTGGGCCTGGCTTGCACGCAGGAAGTACTGGAGCACCTCCACCCTGCACTTTGTTTGCCGCAGGGCATGCGCCCGGAGTATCTGAAGGGCTTGCATACACAAAAGTAAGCATTTCGGGCTTTTGATGCCACCGTTGTACCGCTGCATGCGGTCTGCCGGATTGTAGCCTTATCACCACCCCAGGCGGTGGCCCACTACCATCGCCCCCAGAGACAGTGCCACGCTGGCCAGTATGTATAGGCCAGCCTGCACATAGCGGCCAGCCTGCAGCAGGCCCACTGTCTCCATGCTGAACGCGCTGAAGGTGGTGAATGCGCCACAGAAGCCTACCATCAGCATGGCCTGCAGGGGCGTGGCAAGCAGCCCTTTTGCCCTGAATGCCCATAGTAGGCCAAGTAGGAGGGATCCCAGTACGTTGATGCCAAGCGTACCTAGCGGAAAGCTGGACGGCCATAACCACGCGATGGCTTGGCCCAGATAATACCGGCATAGGGTGCCCAGTGCGCCCCCCAGGCAGAGCCAAATGGCCACCATGATGGTTTGGGAAGCTTAGGCCCCGGCCAGTATCTCTTCCAGCTTACCGATTGGCAGCTTGAAGAGATCGAAGTTCGGGTGCGTTTTGCGCAGCAGGGCAAACTTCTCCACGAAGGTCTTGGCCGCCACCTTGTTGTTTTTGGGGAACTGAACCAGCTGGTCAAACCACTCCTTTACACTGGGGTGGGCATCGGCCAGGGCCAGGGTACGTGCACGGCTCACCTCAAACTCGCGCTCGCGCACAAAGTACACCACCAGCAGCGGCTTCATCAGGGCCTTTTCCTCTTCTTCAAAGTCACTCTCGGCAAAGGTCCGGATCAGCTTATGCAGGCTGCTACGGTACTGCTCGTCCTCCCAGAAAAGCGCCAGCACACTCCAGAACACATGCGGAATGTAAATGCCCCCACAGGCAGGCGCCACACCTAGCGCAAAGTCTACCTGCGCGGCTGCGTCCTTTGTTTTTTTATGTAGTTGAGAAAAAGCCTCCACTACGGCCGCCTTGTCCGTTCCTTCGCCCGCCTGGTAGTCTTTCTCTATTTTGGCTATCTCTTTTTCGAAACTCATGGGTCTATGTCGGTTACAAACTGCAAAGTAAACAAGATATGGTGTACAACACACGAGCCACGTACATTGTATGAATTAAATTTTGTGGGCGCATTTGAGATTATTTTTGGTAAATACCCCGCTATTCATTGGAAATTCTTATTTGAAAAATATATTTGCTTCCAGACCAATAAAATCACCCATGAAAGTAACTTTACAACAAGCCCTTTTGCTCCTCCTACTCCCGGTATGGGGTTTTTCTCAGCCCGACTATGGCGATATCATCTGGAAGCGCCGTTTGGGCGGATCGGGTACACCCAGCTTTGAAGCTTTTGGAGACAGGCCCACAGCGCTCACCGTATCTGGGGGGTTTACCTATGTGGCTGGCTATAGCAATAGCAACGACGGGGACTTTCCAGGCAATCGGGGTGAGGTGGATGCCTGGGTTGTGAAGCTGGCCCGAGACGGAAGCGTCCTGTGGAAATATCAGTTCGGGGGCAACGCATTCGAAACCGTGCGCGACATTACCGTAATGCCCAATGGCGATGTGGTGGTGGTAGGCGAGACCTTTAGCTCGAACCTTTTCGGCTACCGTTCTTTCACCGATGCTTTCGTACTGAGGCTAACCCCCAATGGCCAGGAGGTGTACACCAAGCTTATAAACGGCACGGGGCTTGCTGAGACCTTGAATACGTCGGCTTTCGAGTACTTTCAGGGTGTAGACACAGTAGGAACGGAATTGGTGGCCGTAGGCAGAACGAGTAATTTCTATCTTAACTCAGTGCAAGACACCTGGGATACGCTGAGCGGTTCTCTGGATGCCTGGATCCATCGCCTGGATGCTTCGGGCAACTATCGTTGGCACAATCGGGTTTTCCGGAACGATACCCTCAAGAATTTGTCACAGGTGGCAGGTGCAGGGGGCATATCGGCGATCATAAATCGATTCAATGATGTAGTGCACCTGAACCGGGGTGGCTATGTGGCAGTGGGCGATGCCGCTTTCTTTGGCGATAGCAACGTAGGCGATGCTTATCTGGCTCGTTTCGATGAGGCGGGAGACACGGTGTGGACCCGGCTTCTAGGTGGCGCGCAGGGGGATGATGGCCTTAGGATTGAGGAAACATCCGATGGGAACGTGATCGTGCTGATGGAGCGCCGCAAGCCTAAAGCCGGAAGCCTTCCGGAGCCCGACCTGTGGCTGGCCAAGATAAACACGACCACTGGTAGCACCATGTGGGAGCGCATAGTGGGGTCCAATTTTATAGACAGCCCACAGGACATTATACTTGCTGCTGATACCATCGTGGCGGTTGTGGGCTGGGAAGACGTAGATCAGGTAGACTTAGCTACCGGCTACGACGGATTTGTGGACCGGTACGATGCCCGAACAGGAGCATCCATTGGTAGCCGCAGGCTGTTTGGTACCTCTGGTAAGGATGACCGTGCCTATGCAGTGGGTTATGATGTACAGACCGATGATTATGTGATTGCCTGCACCTCCATTGGCACCAGCAGCTTTTTCCCCGAGAATAGTGGTGGAACAGACTGGTGGATTATCCGCATGGCAGGAGACAATAGTGCCTTCCAGCAGTGGGTGAGCCGCGCCGACGGGCAGCCGGGCATCGCCCATGGCGAGGAGCTGCGGGCGTGGCCCAACCCGGCCCGTGGTAGCCTGAGCCTGAACCGCACAGACCTGGACTATGTAGAGCTATACAACCTGGCAGGCATGCGCGTGCAGCGTTGGGACGGTGCCGCCCTGCCTCAGCAGCTGGACCTCTCGGGCTTAGGTGCCGGTATGTATCTGCTGAAGGCCGAAAAGGGCAGCCAGTCCTGGAACCAAAAGATAGTGATCCAATAGAGTAATGGCTTGGGTGCGTACTGTACCCAAAGCGCAGCCCCAGATCTCGGGTTAATAGTTATCGTGGTATACTCCCACAGTAAAGTGTAATTTAGATGAGGACTATCTTGCTCTAGCAAGAATTTGATAGATTACACCGGATTAAAAATAAAAAGTATATGGTTACGCTTCTACGTATTTTCTTCTTGTTTACACTTCTTTCTGGTACCGTGCTTGCACAAGGCTATGGTGATATTATCTGGAAAAAAAATCTTGGTGGTGCTGGTTTTGAAGAGCCCACAGATGTACTTACCTCGGGTGGCTGGACGTATGTGCTGGGTTTTAGCAACAGCAACTCGGGCGATTTTTCGGTGAACAATGGATCTTCAGATCTATGGTTGTACAAGCTGGATAGAGCCGGAAACAAGAGCTGGGCTTATAATTTTGGAGGTAGTGGCTTCGATTTGGGCCAAAAGCTGCTGCTGATGCCCGATGGGGGCATAGCTGTAGTGGGCCTTACCACCAGTACTAACCTGCCAGGCTTTCGCAGTGCAGTAGACGGGTTGTATATCCGGCTAAGCCCGCAGGGTAATGTGCTGCTGGACACCCTAATAAACGGTGTGGGGTTTGCCGAGCAATTTGTTGCAGCCTCTCGAGAGGATCTTTTTGGTGCAGATACCATTGGCAACACAGGTGTTGTAGTGGTGGGCCAGACTAACGGGACCTTTTTGTACGGCCCGCAAGACCCAAGTGATACCCTAAGCGGATCAGTTGATGCCCTGATCATGAAGCTCACGAATGCCGCCCAATATCAGTGGCACAATCGGGTTTTTCGGAACGACACCCTGAAGAACCTGCCGCAGGTAGCATCTCAGGGCGGTATATCGGCTATTCTTAACCGTTTCAAGGGTGTAGTGCACCTGAACCGGGGTGGCTATGTGGCAGTGGGCGATGCCGCTTTCTTTGGCGATAGCAACGTAGGCGATGCTTATCTGGTTCGTTTCAATGAGGCGGGAGACACGGTGTGGACCCGGCTTCTAGGTGGCGCGCAGGGGGATGATGGCCTTAGGATTGAGGAAACATCCGATGGGAACGTGATCGTGCTGATGGAGCGCCGCAAGCCCAAGGCCGGAAACTTTCCGGAGCCCGACCTGTGGCTGGCCAAGATAAACACGACCAGTGGTAGCACCATGTGGCAACGCATTTTGGGTACAGGCTTTGTAGAGAGTCCGCAAGACATGGTACTTGTTGCGGATACCATTGTGGCAGTAGTGGGCTGGCAGGACGTAGATGAGGCAGGCGTGGCTACCGGTTACGACGGATTTCTGGATCGGTACGATGCCCGCACGGGCGCTACTATTGGCAGCCGCAGGCTGTTCGGGGCTTCGGGTAAGGAAGATCGCGCCTATTCGGTCAGCTACGATAACCAGACCGATGACTACATCATTGCGTGCGGCTCCATTGGCACAAGTACCTTTTTCCCTGAGACTAAGGGCGAAACAGACTGGTGGATTATCCGCATGGCAGGAGACAACAGCGCCTTCCAGCAGTGGGTGAGCCGCGCCGATGGGCAGCCTGGCGTCGCCCAGGGCGAGGAGCTGCGGGCGTGGCCCAACCCGGCCCGTGGCAGTCTGAGTCTGAACCGCACAGACCTGGACTATGTAGAGCTGTACAACCTGGCAGGTATGCGCGTGCAGCGCTGGGAGGGTGCCGGGCATCGGCAGCTGGACCTCTCGGGCCTGGGTGCCGGTATGTACCTGCTGAAGGCTGCAAAAGGCAGCCAGTCTTGGAACCAAAAGATAGTGATCCAATAGATAGCCTTCCTAAAGACATGGGGCGATGGCTCCTCTGCATGAGGCCCAGGGCTTGATTCAGCCGTATTCTATTTATGGTTCCCAAAGCAATTATCCAGTGCACAGCACTGGATAATTGCTTTAAACCCACCAGGTAACTGGGCCTTTAGGGTCTTGCCTACACACCTGCCTGCCGGGCCTGCCTGTATGGCTGCTCCAGCAGCTGGCGGCGGCCTGGGTCTATCTCGTAAACATCGGGCAGAAAGTATACCTGCCCCTCCGGATCGGCCCGTGCCGTAAAGTAGTACAGGTGGATCCCAAACACCCCCGGTATCGTCCGTACATGGTTGCGCGGGCCATTCGCCCCCAGCAGGCTTTCCTTCTCTGCTGTTTGCCAGTCGGGCACCGTACTCATCAGTAGGTCTAGCACCGCCTCGGGCTGCTGCAGCCGCACACAACCACTACTCAGCGCCCGCATGGGCAGGTCGAAGGCCCATTTGTCGGGCGTATCGTGCAGGTATACCTGCCAGTTGTTCGGAAACCGAAAGAGCATTCGGCCCAAGCTGTTGGCCGCCCCTGGCCGCTGCCGGATGGAGAGGCCGCTGGTGCCAAGGCTTAGTGCCCACAGGTTATCATAGTTCAGGTAAATAGCTTGTCCGCTGGCATCCACCAGCTCCATATCCATAGCGGCTAGAAATGCCGGATTGTACCCGGCTCGGGGCAGAATGTCTTGGTATATCAGGGCCGTGGGTACAGTCCAGTAGGGGTTGAACACTACCTCATTCAGGCGCGAAGAGATAAAAGGCGTTCGGCGCTTTTTCTTTCCCACAATGGTGCGCATCTCCAGCACCGGTTCTCCCGCCTGGTAGGCTATCAGCTTGTATTCCGGGATGTTAACCCAGAGATAGTTGGGCCCCCAGTCTGCGGGTACCCAGCGCCAGCGCTCCAGGTTTAGCCGCATCTGGGCAATACGCTCTTCCAGCGGCACATTCATGGCTTGCTGGGTAGCCTGCGTCAGCTGGCTATCGGGTGCCAGGCCATGCTGCTGCTGGAACTGTGCTACGGCCCGGGCCAGATCGGTTTCATACCATTCGGGCATGTCTTGCTTTGTGCTGGCTAGCAGTCCCTCGGCCTGCAGGCGTGCGCGCACCATGGGCACATACACATGCGTATCTCCGGGCTGTATCTCCTTCATGGCTGGCACTTTGGGCCAGTCGCCCATTTTATCTCGCAGGGACAGGTAGCGCAGGGTAGCGCGCTTCAGGTAGCGGTAGTGAACATGGCCCGGCTCCAGGCTGGTTAGGTAGGCCTCCAGGTCGGCACCCCGGTATAGTTCATTCAGTGCCACCATGGGATCGAGCTGCTGCCCGGCATGGCCCCCAATGCCCCAGTACGGCCGTGTGGCCGTACTGTCCAGCTTGCCGTAGTGCAGGTGCGACTGATACAGGCAGAATGCATCGGTGAGCAAAAACTCCGCACGTATGCTGGTGTACCCATCGGAACGCCTGCCCAGGCTGTCTACCAGTTTTTGCAGGGTGCTATAGTGGTAGTCTCGGGGCATCAGGCCCACAGCATCGGCCTGGCGTATGCGCTCGTATAATATTTGGCCACGCGCGTTCAGCCCCCCCGGGCCTATCCACATCAGCGGGTTGCCCGATTCGTAGTAGTCTCTCACCCGTTCTTGGGCATATAGCGGCTCCACCAGTTCGGCCTGCATGCTGCTATCGCCCAGTTCCAGGAAATA encodes the following:
- a CDS encoding T9SS type A sorting domain-containing protein encodes the protein MVTLLRIFFLFTLLSGTVLAQGYGDIIWKKNLGGAGFEEPTDVLTSGGWTYVLGFSNSNSGDFSVNNGSSDLWLYKLDRAGNKSWAYNFGGSGFDLGQKLLLMPDGGIAVVGLTTSTNLPGFRSAVDGLYIRLSPQGNVLLDTLINGVGFAEQFVAASREDLFGADTIGNTGVVVVGQTNGTFLYGPQDPSDTLSGSVDALIMKLTNAAQYQWHNRVFRNDTLKNLPQVASQGGISAILNRFKGVVHLNRGGYVAVGDAAFFGDSNVGDAYLVRFNEAGDTVWTRLLGGAQGDDGLRIEETSDGNVIVLMERRKPKAGNFPEPDLWLAKINTTSGSTMWQRILGTGFVESPQDMVLVADTIVAVVGWQDVDEAGVATGYDGFLDRYDARTGATIGSRRLFGASGKEDRAYSVSYDNQTDDYIIACGSIGTSTFFPETKGETDWWIIRMAGDNSAFQQWVSRADGQPGVAQGEELRAWPNPARGSLSLNRTDLDYVELYNLAGMRVQRWEGAGHRQLDLSGLGAGMYLLKAAKGSQSWNQKIVIQ
- a CDS encoding L,D-transpeptidase family protein, encoding MLSGLILLCILWLRIPTPEGKHLQIGQLIQEAEYERALQKSFAYFLELGDSSMQAELVEPLYAQERVRDYYESGNPLMWIGPGGLNARGQILYERIRQADAVGLMPRDYHYSTLQKLVDSLGRRSDGYTSIRAEFLLTDAFCLYQSHLHYGKLDSTATRPYWGIGGHAGQQLDPMVALNELYRGADLEAYLTSLEPGHVHYRYLKRATLRYLSLRDKMGDWPKVPAMKEIQPGDTHVYVPMVRARLQAEGLLASTKQDMPEWYETDLARAVAQFQQQHGLAPDSQLTQATQQAMNVPLEERIAQMRLNLERWRWVPADWGPNYLWVNIPEYKLIAYQAGEPVLEMRTIVGKKKRRTPFISSRLNEVVFNPYWTVPTALIYQDILPRAGYNPAFLAAMDMELVDASGQAIYLNYDNLWALSLGTSGLSIRQRPGAANSLGRMLFRFPNNWQVYLHDTPDKWAFDLPMRALSSGCVRLQQPEAVLDLLMSTVPDWQTAEKESLLGANGPRNHVRTIPGVFGIHLYYFTARADPEGQVYFLPDVYEIDPGRRQLLEQPYRQARQAGV
- a CDS encoding ZIP family metal transporter, which produces MITLAGMVLVSLGRSIFERAHSYLFALAAGALVANALLHMLPEAWQYLQSYSLTAGICVLGFVFLALLDVLKTEERLARLTRQNFFSPVIAFFVISDSVHNFFDGAIVALSYMADWQTGLYTSLAVGLHEIPLELVEWSLMLGMGMRLQRALLLNLFSALFSILGAAFCLVIGLESRTLVYYLLPFVAGGFFYLSFVKLLPRLSLAGRWAIPLHLLALLLGVLLMLDWLPHPG
- a CDS encoding transcriptional repressor, producing the protein MQALQILRAHALRQTKCRVEVLQYFLRASQAQTHADLEASLPAYDRVTLYRTLNTFEQLGILHRVMDETAVLKYALSQRKAPHAHFRCERCQTTTCMDVAVPAIALKPGYEVHQQALLLTGICPHCSQAGAARAQLRAEV
- a CDS encoding DUF4835 family protein → MRRSAYILGLIACLMGSRLAAQELNCSVKVQAPTIQGIDPQIFQNMQKEIYEFMNLRQWTTDEFKPEERIKCNLNIVFTGGVGGSDRFEGTLQIQVIRPVLNSDFETITLNFNDKHFNINYVPFQTVQFSDNSYVNNISSLLMFWGYVILGIDYDTFGPEGGTVYFEKARNIMNLALNSRETGWQAQDGNRTRYWLIENLLNNSYKSFRTAYYAYHRKGLDQMTQDVKKGRAEVLNSLQQLERLFAQNPNLFIIRVFTDAKTNELVPMFKQSEPATKQQFIRMMTRMDPNNATKYDSVLEN
- a CDS encoding FAD-binding oxidoreductase, with protein sequence MEVLRTGWLDVPALLPRLHALLAETGRFQRLDYLLPYTAIDPAAGSLRIGAEVLPYAAIIFAEGVGVLQNPWWPGHRQIQPLKGQLLSLRIADLDLPYTLVNKLYLAQRAPGQFYLGATYEPRYTTVAPTEAGAHELLEQLRARILLPPLPSLEPMAHLSGLRPTSPDRRPLLGRHPHLPFYFLNGLGTKGVLQAPWCAQQLWAHLAGAALPAAIDLFRFRA
- the crcB gene encoding fluoride efflux transporter CrcB, giving the protein MVAIWLCLGGALGTLCRYYLGQAIAWLWPSSFPLGTLGINVLGSLLLGLLWAFRAKGLLATPLQAMLMVGFCGAFTTFSAFSMETVGLLQAGRYVQAGLYILASVALSLGAMVVGHRLGW
- a CDS encoding thiamine phosphate synthase → MSRSISFKRLAISPGILDPHAPVSQARQVMLLWARSARARGADALMIRERGLPGGELAALMLELYPALQFIEIPILLAASELPAGIRADGIHHSADEQTPLPTDRALLYGRSCHSKKEVLAAMADGYDYVFYSPIFPTRSHPRAEPVGLASLQEICTQVQIPVFALGGITETTEDECLAAGARGVASIRRFMY
- a CDS encoding T9SS type A sorting domain-containing protein, coding for MLLLLPVWGFSQPDYGDIIWKRRLGGSGTPSFEAFGDRPTALTVSGGFTYVAGYSNSNDGDFPGNRGEVDAWVVKLARDGSVLWKYQFGGNAFETVRDITVMPNGDVVVVGETFSSNLFGYRSFTDAFVLRLTPNGQEVYTKLINGTGLAETLNTSAFEYFQGVDTVGTELVAVGRTSNFYLNSVQDTWDTLSGSLDAWIHRLDASGNYRWHNRVFRNDTLKNLSQVAGAGGISAIINRFNDVVHLNRGGYVAVGDAAFFGDSNVGDAYLARFDEAGDTVWTRLLGGAQGDDGLRIEETSDGNVIVLMERRKPKAGSLPEPDLWLAKINTTTGSTMWERIVGSNFIDSPQDIILAADTIVAVVGWEDVDQVDLATGYDGFVDRYDARTGASIGSRRLFGTSGKDDRAYAVGYDVQTDDYVIACTSIGTSSFFPENSGGTDWWIIRMAGDNSAFQQWVSRADGQPGIAHGEELRAWPNPARGSLSLNRTDLDYVELYNLAGMRVQRWDGAALPQQLDLSGLGAGMYLLKAEKGSQSWNQKIVIQ
- a CDS encoding thioredoxin family protein encodes the protein MIEKLNDATFQQALRDHDKVVVKYYASWCGSCRLIAPKYAALADKPEYAGVYFVEVDAEESPEARKTAGVTNLPFFAAFNGGTLTEGFASGKAEAVETLAATLLNN